The Setaria viridis chromosome 6, Setaria_viridis_v4.0, whole genome shotgun sequence genome includes the window ATTCTTGAATTTTTATATTGAAGTGCGACgaaaatcacactccatatggagtagcccctgagccttaggttgaatcgaagaatcaagctgagggtcagTATGTAATTTGCATCTCTTTCCTCTTACAATCTAGagaaaactttttagccgatgggcacaTGGCGCAcggcccccgagccgttacacgactagtttggtgggtataagggtcaacttTGGTCAATGTGACCATCCATGTAACCTTATCTTCTTCGAAAATAATGGTAATTGCCAATCAGGTGCGAAATCTTCAGGTACATTAAAcctgaatattcctttattcccGCTACTGTTACTGTGCTGTAGTTATAAATAACGAAGGAAAATATCTCTTACGTTTTACCCTTGtcatctgctctttcaactttGTAGGTAGAATTTTTCTACTTCAACGGTTAAGAGGTAGTTTTAAGCTGATATTGTCTTATGATGAGCGAGGTGGGGATGGTGGTTGAGGCTTCTCCTATTGCCAAGATTTTGAGTCTCAAAATCACTTTTGCGGGAGCATTTCATGTTCTTTATTCCCGCGTTGCAAGCAATTTTTTGCTATCCAACTCACATTCATCAGACAAACACATGAATGCCACTTTCTCTAGCCAAGCAAGAATAAGCTGTGCATGGAGGCAAGGCTAGCAAGTAGTAACAAAAGCATTTTATTCCCATTGATTTGCTCAAGTAGTCAAGTGTTTTCAAATTGTAGAATTAAACCTATACAAAGATTACTTCAATTTATCTGCAGTGTGTATTTGAAACTATTTGATGACATTATGGCAACCACCCACATGAGACGAGATGCAGAAGAGAATCTCTCATCTACTCAGATTTGCTACCTAGGCAGGTCAAGCTTTGTGAAAATTAGAAACTAAGCGCAACTGGTGGCTCTTGCTGCGTGCCACCTGCCTGGCCGTAGTTCTCTCCGCCTGAATTGTTGTCATCTCCCCCATCATCAGCGATTCGTCGAGCATCAAGCCCCCACAAGGAGCTCCTCCATCCTGAGCTGGAATTGTTGTCATCTCCCCCATCATCAGCGATTCGTCGAGCATCAAGCCCCCACAAGGAGCTCCTCCATCCTGAACTCCAGCTCTGGGAAGCGTGCAGCTGGTGGTTCAGGTTCATGTTTTCAAGTGGCGGCTTGGCATTTGTCTTCCTCCAatattccaaattactattgtTACTTGTTGAAAAATTGGAAGTAGAAGAGGAAAACAAATCTTCATGTCCAAACTTGCATAGAGCATTTGTGCACCTCTAAAATGCATAAGCAATGCGTATCTACACAAAGCTAGCTTGAGAAGAGTTTGTGCTATACTTATATATTGCAAAGGATGGCTCTAAAAGCCGCCATAATGCAGCTAGCTTGAGAAGAGTTTGTGCTATACTTATATATTGCAAAGGATGGCTCTAAAAGCCGCCATAATGCTGCCAGTCGTTCAAGACTTGTGTATGTAACTGTTAGTTCACATCCAACGAATGAGCATATGGATCTCACAAATTTCAAACACAATCGTGGACTAATTCTTCCACCGGACAAAACCAACCTATCATCATTCTAGCTACATGCATCGGAATGGGGTTACGACTTATGACAATgaaaagcatgcatgcatgcatgcaattcCGGCCAAACAATTGATGGAAAACATGATTCCATCAGCTTTTCCAAGACTGCAATGTGAGGTATTAAAAAATGAAGGATTATATAATATTTTCCATAGTAACTCTTCCAGAATAATTGTAGCCATGTATAGTTACTCACTTAAGTTATAAGCAAACTTGGCGATGCATGTTTGTCTCTTGTAAGAAGGTATCTATATATACTTGTAGAAGTGCACATTCAGACCATATTGCAAGCCATTGTTTTAATTTCTTCTGCTCGCAGCTGAGCTTGGAGCAGCGTGCAAATAAAGTGCTAAATCGGTGATCATTTTAAACATCTTGACTTGTCTCAAATCCTTGTCCTTTTCATCCCCAGCGGTTCAATTGTTCGAGGGACAAGGCCATTTTGAAACACAACAATCTTGCTCTTGTCACCAATTTAGTAATCTAGAATGATGAGTTGTTCAACTGGAAGAAAACCAAAGAATTAATAACCATATTAATCACAAATGTTGAAGTGCTTTGTTCATGAGGCGCAGCTATGCGGATTCATATGTTGGTTTGTCTTGCTACTTGTCTTCTTCCAATATACTACACTTTAGTTGATTAGAGTGGAAGCTTGCGTTGTGATTTCACATCTAAGGAATCAGAGAgcccaaaacggcttcagctccaTCAGAGAAGCTGCTCCACCAGAGGAGCCACAACCGGAGCTGTTTCAGCCACAACCACAGCCTGCAAAATGAGCCCTTAGCTTCACCGAgtttggcttcaccggtgaagccgttttagGAGAAGCCCTCCCAAACCGGGCCTTAGAAGAGATATGCCACATTGTGATATAGAGTAGTTGTATATGGTCACTGTGTGGTGTGTGATTAAGAGAGCTAATCGAAAAAATTGTACACCATCGCAGCCTGATTTGCAAACGCGGCCATCCCATTTCTCTATGAAAGAAGACGGACATTGGGCTGAATCCATCCCCTACTGCCCATCTTCTCTATAACGGCATGCTTTGTCCAGCGCCGTTGGCCTTCTCTCCGCTTCTccaccgcccggccccgccaccaaggtcccccttcttcctctccccggTGACGGCGCACACGCAAGCGATTCCGATGTCTTCTCTCGTCGTTGTCCTCCTCTTTGGTTGCCTTGCGCTGGTGCCAAACCGGCTTGAGAGCGGGCTGGAAAAATATCCGAATCGGATTGATTTCCCCTCGCGTTGGTGAGTTATTAGTAAACCTAGCTTGCTCCATTAGTTGATTCTGCTCCTAATCAGGCGAATCCAAGTCTTTTTTCTTCCTCTAGAGACTCCTAATCCAACCCAAACCATCCGTCCGTTCTCCCTGTAGTTCTATTTGTCTCTTGATCTTCAGCGTGCAAGATTTGTGTTCGTGAAAATTTTTATGATAACACTTGTGCGTTTGTGCAAATTTTGTGTTCGATTTTCGATAACGCTTGTGCGTCTGTGCAATTTGTGTTCGTGAAAGGCGCGTGCTAAGACGCGCTACTTTGTGGATGCTGTGTTAAGCGTGGTATGCTAATGATTTAGAGGTTGTGATGCGCAGCTCTGCTGATTGGGTAGATGGAGGTGCCAATGAACTCTGCGCAATCCGGTGCTCACTTCCCTGTGCAGCATCGATCCCTCTCGTTAGACGTCAAGGTACCTGTCCAGCTGAGCAATATTACATATGGTATGTAATTTAGTCAGATTAAGTGAAGACGATAAATGTATATTAGAGTTGAACATGATGGTTTGTTCTATTATTAGTATGGTTTGGTATTGGAGAGAGTATGATTTGCTTTCTTGGAGATTTCTGACTATGATGataacttgattattccttttcCCCTTTTGCGTTCTCTAGGGTAATAAGACAGACATTGTTATCAGTAAATATGAAGATACCTTTCTGGTAAGTTGCAGGTTTAGTTCTTAATTCAATTGATTCTTGATTCACGTGACAAGGATGTTCATCTTAAATCCACAGGTGATTGTGACACAAATTGGCTGCATGGGAACCATACTGGCTGCCAAGTATGCTTTCTATTCTTAAGCAAATTCATTCTCCTGAACATGtcaaatttatttttgttaTTTGCATTATCAGTTCTGCACAAAGTAGCTTCCTCCATGCTATTTCCTTCTCATTGTTTTGTTGCAATTTTGTTATCATTTCGAAAGAGTACTCAAGCTCCCTCCGCATATTATTTCACTGACCTTACCATTTAGAAGTAAAATCTTCAAAACACTTAAGCCTCATGCATATCAGGTCATAACTTCCAGATTGTTCATATGCCTAAATCTTTATGCAAGATAATGCCTTTTTTACTGCACAAAGTATCTTACTAGTTACTACCTGACTAGTTGCAAGACCTTATTGAATGACATTTCTACAGTAGGTGGAAAGTTAGGGTCTCTGGACATTTATAGCTTAAGAATGTTGGCCTTATATATGACATGTTAAATATAGGAAGTCActgtatttttttattaagCTTTAATCCTTCTCCATAGGAAAGATGAAAGTGTTTTCTCGGACCCAACCTATAATGTGAATGTTCTTTTTGGGAAGAGAGATGAGGTAAGATCATCAGACCATCAGCCATCAAAATATCGTCTGAACTTGCACGGACTAACAACTGTACAAAATTTTGTGACTGCAGCCCCTCCTACTTGCTTGTGCACACCAACTTATTGAGCACATAAGGTTTGCTTCCCTCACCATCTGCTTCCGCCGTGTTGTTTTTTTTCTGTCTCCACATCTTTGAATAACATTTTTCATATGTACGTTTAATTTTCATCACAAACTCCACACAATTTATGACCCTATCTATGCTGCATGCCAGACCATGTCTATACCCGTCTATTATTAGTTGAAGTAATGATTACCATTTGAAAATAGTCAGCAGAAGGACCTCCTCTTTTATACTGTTGTTGGACATCTATGCAAATATTCTCCAGCAAGAAGGCTCCTTGATTATAATTGTTTCAGTATGTGTTCTCCATGTAACTTCTGTGCTTCTAGTATCACAAAATTTAGTTAATATTCCTAACACCACTCTTAACTCTTCCTTTGGCTTACGATAGTTACACCATTTTCATACTATCAGATATACAAAGAAATAGTATATATTGAGAACTTACACTGCATTGTACATTCATTTCTGTAGTGGCAGTGGCTCAGCACGGTCGATGGTGATCTCTCTTGGTCTGAAAGATCATTCTCAGGTAAGATTGGGAAATTCACTTTGTGTGACTGTTTTCGCAAATGGATTTATGGTCTCAAGTCTCCAAATAAGTGCGTGCTGAACCAGCACAACCACAGTATGGGTTACGGTTGATTTTAGTTTTCCAAACTCCTATGGTCAGTGAAATTTTAACATTTGATCCTTGGTGAAATGAGTGCTATTCATATCACTCTGGTAGTTTCTTGTTGAAATAATTGATGTCATAGTCTGGTGACAACATACCTGATGCGGTAATAACTTTGAACTTCGCAGGGAACACTGAAGGATATAATTGCAGCTGTGATTGAGAATCGTCTTTGGTGATGGTTGTTATTGACTGAGCTAGAGTTGGGATGCGCTGGAGATGCTGACGTGAACAACTCTGAGCAAGATGAACCCTTATTTATCATGTATGAAATTCTAGAACTTTGTAGGTAGAATTTCTTTCTACTGTAACGGTTAAGAGGTGGTTTTAAGGTGTTCTGTGATTGATATTGTCTTATGATGAGCGAGGTGTAGATGGTGGTTGAGGCTTCTCCTGTTGCCAAGATTTTGAGTCTCAAAATCACTTTTGGGGGAGCATCTCATGTTCTTTTTCCCCGCGTTGCAAGCAATTTTTTGCTATCCAACCCACGTTCATCAGACAAACACATAAATGCCACTTTCTCTAGCCAAGCAAGAATAAGCTGTGCATGGAGGCAAGGCTAGCAAGTAGTAACCAAAGCATTTTATTCCCATTGATTTGCTCAAGTAGTCAAGTGTTTTCAAATTGTAGAATTAAACCTATACAAAGATTACTTCAATTTGTTTGCAGTGTGTATTTGAAACTATCTGATGACATTATGGCAACAACCCACATGAGACGAGATGCAGGAGAGAACCTCTCATCTACTCAGATGTGCTACAGGTCAAGCTTTATGAAAATCAGAAAACAAACTACCCAACAGACGCTGATGATGGACATCAGTAAAACTAATTATTGATTGAAACCGAGCAAGTAACGAGGAAAATCTTTGATTGCTAGACTGAAATTAAGATGCATCTCTCAACAACTACTAGTAGCAACTAGAGACAATTCCCTATTTAACACTAGTAAAATTAGTGATTCCTTTTTTGGCCTTCAAAAGTTCAGCCTCCTCTATTTGACACTGGATTCAATTTTCATTCCTGACATTTTGTTCATTTTTCCATCCAATGTCTGTTAACTGCCACGTGAAATGACAAATTTGACCTTGTGGTCATCAAGATCAGCGCGTGAGACATCATCGGCCACAACTTGAGCTACCGAGGTAGTGCCGTTGACTTCAACacgagcagcagcaacaacggCTCTGATCGCGTGAACCTCAACGtgcgccgccgctcggcgcAGATGCTCTATGCCATCCTATTCATCCTGATCTCCGCCTCCATAGCCCTTGCATCGTCAGCTGAGCCACCCTCTTGCCGCGCTTATCCTTTTCCTCATC containing:
- the LOC117862148 gene encoding uncharacterized protein isoform X1; its protein translation is MEVPMNSAQSGAHFPVQHRSLSLDVKGNKTDIVISKYEDTFLVIVTQIGCMGTILAAKKDESVFSDPTYNVNVLFGKRDEPLLLACAHQLIEHISQQKDLLFYTVVGHLCKYSPARRLLDYNCFSMCSPCNFCASSITKFS
- the LOC117862148 gene encoding uncharacterized protein isoform X3; the encoded protein is MEVPMNSAQSGAHFPVQHRSLSLDVKGNKTDIVISKYEDTFLVIVTQIGCMGTILAAKKDESVFSDPTYNVNVLFGKRDEPLLLACAHQLIEHISGSGSARSMVISLGLKDHSQGTLKDIIAAVIENRLW
- the LOC117862148 gene encoding uncharacterized protein isoform X4 is translated as MGNKTDIVISKYEDTFLVIVTQIGCMGTILAAKKDESVFSDPTYNVNVLFGKRDEPLLLACAHQLIEHISQQKDLLFYTVVGHLCKYSPARRLLDYNCFSMCSPCNFCASSITKFS